In Coraliomargarita parva, the genomic stretch GAACTTAGCAACGCACACCTCGACGAACTGCTCCACCGCCATGCACCCTGGTTTATCGGGTCCTCCAGCGATGTGAAATGGCGCGCCATGGTACACTTTGAGAGCCGCCTCGCGGAACGCTTCGGCCAGGGTCGACTCTGGCTCGCTGGCGATGCCGCACATATGGCCCGTCCCGCCGGCGTACTCAGCATGAACGTGGGCATGCATGAAGGCGCCGACCTCGCCGAACGGATCGGCTTGGACCGCGAGGACGAAGCAAGACAATTCCGTCTCCAAGCCTACAACGTGGACCGGCAAGACGACTGGAGACGGCTGCTCGGTATGGGACACCATAGCACCGGAAGCGAAGCTGCAACCGCATGGTTGAAATGCCATCGGGAAAGCCTGATTGGCAATATACCGGCTTCCGGAGAATCCCTGCCTGAGGTGCTGAAACAATTGCACCTCACGGATGCAGCCTAGTCCGACTGCAGGCTGCCGGGAGCAGAACGGACGCCCTGGTCGCGGAGGCCAGGGCGTCTCTGTTTAAATACGGGCGCACTCGTGCCAAATGCAGCGCATCGCAGGATTGCGCTTTGCCGCTCCATATCTAGAAACGCACCAGAATGACTAACCAAAGTGACGAGAAGACTGCCCTTGAGTGGCTCGCAGCCCGCCATCCCGACAGCCCCAAAAAGCGCTTAAAGGAATGGTTCGCCCATGGACGCGTACAGCTCGACGGAGAGGTGATCCGTAAACCTCACCTTCGAATGGAAGATCCAGGAGAGCGACTGGGACTCGGCGATTCGAAGCCCACGGTCTTTTTCAAGAGCATGCCGACCCGTATCCACGCCCAGGTCAACCTGCTTTACATCGATAATTCACTTGCGATCGTCAACAAGGGTCCCGGCCTGCTTTCGGTCCCGCTGCCCGACAGCAATCAGAACTCGGCCCTTCAGGTCCTCGACACTTACCTGCAGGGCAAAGGAGCCGCGGAACTGGACCGCAACCGGGTGAACCGCAGGGCTCTCAAACCGCTGCCGGTCCACCGCCTCGACCAGTACACCAGCGGCCTGCTTTGTTTTGCGATGAACCCGAAGGCACGGGAACATCTGGTCAAGCAAGTGCGCGACCATAGCTTCTTGCGTGAATACATGGCGCTGGGCGACGGTAAACTGGACAAGCTCAAAGGCCAGTGGCGCAGCTGGTTTGTGCTCGATGAGGCAGGCATGGAACAGCATACCTACGACCACCAAGTGGACGGTGCCACCGAAGCAATCAGCAGCTACCAAGTCGTCGAGGAAATCACATGGCCGACAGGTAAACACGGCGACACCCACACGGTGAGCAAACTGCGGCTGCGCTTGAAGACAGGCTTGAAGCACCAACTCCGCATCCATGCGGCGGAGGCCGGTGTCCCCCTGCTGGGCGACCGCCTCTATCACCCGGATTATAAGAGCGCGACCAACGAGAAAAAGGGCCTCCCCTACGACTGCAAACGGCAGGCGCTGCATGCGTCCTCCTTGGGCTTCGTGCACCCGGAAACAGGCAAGTTGCGCCGCTTCAACTCGAAGTTTCCCCGCGACTTGATCGCCGTAGAGGACATTCTCCGCGCCAAGGTCCAGCGCTCCGCCAAAAGGAAACGCTAGAACCGCTTCGATTCGATTCAGGCAAGATCGTGCAGTCGGACGGCTGAAGAACTAGGCTTTCTGCAAGGGTAGCCATTTGAGAACATCCTGGATCATGACATCCCAGTAGCCCCACTCGTGGCTGCCCTCGTTCTCTATGTACTCAAGGGGAATACCCAGCTCTGCACACTTGCGGTTGAAAGTACGGTTGTGCTCGATAAGGAAATCCTCCCGCCCGCAGCAGGCAAACAGCTTCGGAAGGTCGGTCCCTGTGGCCTTGTGGTTTTCCAGTTTGGACAGCAAGTCAGCGGGATGCCCCTTCAGGTCCGGATACTCCTCCCCGAAGACCGTGCGCATCCAGTTCTGCCGCCCTGGATCATCCTCCTTTGCGATGTCCGCAATATCAAGTACCCCGGAAAGACTCACCACCGCGGCAAAGCGTTCGGGATGGCTCAAGCCGACGTGCATGGCACCATAGCCGCCCATCGATAGCCCCGCAATGAAGTTGTCCTCGCGCTTGTCCGACAGCGGGAAAAAGGACCGAGCGATAGCCGGAAGTTCTTCACTGATGAAAGTGCCGTACTGGGGCCCGCTGGCCATGTTCTGGTAGAAGCTGACATTCGCGGCAGGCATCACTACCGCGATCCCCAGACCGGACACATAACGTTCGATCGAAGTGCGGCGCATCCAAATCGTATGGTCGTCCGACGCACCGTGTAGCAACCAGAGCACGGGGTGAGGCCCAATACCCGCGGCTCCCTTCATCCCGATCTGCTGGCGCGTCGCCTGAGGCAGAATTACGTTCATGCTGCAGCTCAAGCCGAGCGCTTCGGAAAAGAAATCACATTGAATGAATGCCATGCCGCGAATCTGGGCACTCCTGCAACGGGACACCAGAACGAATTACGGCAAACTCACGTTCCATTAATTTAAAAAGACGCCCTAATCGCGGTCACCTACATACAGGATATAGGCGGCACGCTTTGCACGCTCGTGCACTTTCGCCGGAACCACTCCCACGCGATAACCCGCACGCTTCAGGCTTTCCTTGAAATGCGGATCCTCCCCCGCCGACCACACCACGACTCGCCCGCCGGGTTTCAGGGCGGAACGCACCTGACGCATGCCTTTCTGGGAATAGAGCGAATTGTTGCTGACCTTGACCATGCCGGTGGGGCCGTTGTCCACATCCAGTAGGATCGCGTCATAGGTATTCGGATGTGACTTGCGCAGAAGCGGAACCGCATCCGCCACCCGTACGCTCACCCGAGGATCGTCCAGCAGGCCCCCATTTAAATCCTGCAAGCGCTCCCGGTTCCAGGTCACCACCTGTTCCAGCAACTCGACCACCTCGACCTTCGCGTCAGGGCCCACACCCGCCAAAACCGATTTCAAGGTGAACCCAAGCCCCAGTCCGCCGATCAGGATGCGTGGTGCTTTGGCCTCCCCCAGATGTTCCACCCCCAGTTCGCCGAGTCGCAGTTCTGAGGCCGCGGCTTTCGAATGCATCAACTCCTGCCCGCGTAGGCTGATCGAATAGGCACCGTCGTGTTCGTACAGGGCCATGCTGACCCCGTCGGGCGTTTTCGATTCGTCGAGCTTGATGCGTGGTTTCATCCGTGGAGTCCGTAGTGAAGCGATGCATCTGGCAATGCCAAAGCACACAACCCCGTATTCCGGCACACACCGTAGGCGACCTTCTTCAGCCGGTCGCTCGCATGTCCAAGCGAAGCCGCCACTTCGGGACGCGTCACCCGGGCCAAACAATGTGGATACCGTCTCCAACCCCTGAATCATCAGCCTGTGAATAAGAAACCGCCAAAATGATTTGCAGCCATATCGAAGCGCGTTGATCGTTTCCGGCTCATGACTGACACGACATATGACTTTGACAGCTGCCCGGACCGCAATGGCTATGGTTCCCTGAAATGGGACAAGTACAAGGACTCCGACATTCTCCCGCTCTGGGTGGCGGACATGGACTTCACCAGTGCGCCCGAAATCATTGCGGCATTGCAGGCACGCCTCAACCACGGGGTATATGGCTACACCATTCCCTTCGATGAACCGGTCGATGCGGTCCTCGGATATCTTCAGCGGCAACATGGCTATAGCGCCAAGGCATCCTGGCTCAATTTCCTCCCGGGTATGGTACCGGCGATCAACCTGTGCTGCCATGCCTTCTGCGGACCGGACGACTCGGTCATGACCGCGACACCGGTTTACCCGCCCTTCCTTTCCGCTCCGGAATACGCTGGCAGGGAACTGATTAAGGTCCCGCTCTGCCTAAATGAAAAGGATCAGTGGACGCTCGACTTCGAAGCCATGGAAGCGTCGATCAAACCGAACACGAAACTGCTCATCCTCTGCAGCCCGCACAACCCGGTCGGTCGCGTCTATACACGGGAGGAGCTGACAGCCTTGGCCGAATTCTGCGAACGGCATGATCTGGTGCTCATCTCGGACGAGATCCACTGCGACCTTGTCTTTGATGAATCCGTCAAGCACATCATGACCGCGACGCTTAGCGAGTCGATTGCACAACGAACCGTCACCTTGATGGCCCCCAGCAAGACCTACAACTTGCCCGGACTGGCGTGCACCTTTTCCGTGATTGAAAACCCGAAATTGCGGCTCCAGTTCCAGAAAACAATCCGTGGCATCATTACCGAGGTGAATTGTTTTGGCTATGCAGCCTGCACCGCTGCATATAACCAGGGTGAGCCTTGGCGCCAGGCATTGCTCACGTATTTAAAGGACAACTACAACCTGCTCTATGCGTTCATTCGGAATGAACTGCCACAGATCACTTTCCGCCCCATGCAGGCAACCTATCTGGCTTGGTTCGACGTCAGCCGACTCGGCCTCAAGAACCCGATCAAGTTCTTCGAGGATCACGGCGTCGGCCTTTCCGATGGTACCCCCTTCGCCGGCCCCCAGCATGTACGCCTGAATTTCGGATGCCCGCGCAGCCGATTGCAGGAAGGACTGGAAAAAATAAAATCGGCCCTTCAGAATCGCTGACGGCTCGGGGTTTCCCGGCTCCAGCGCGAACCGACAGAACAATGCAGATAGAATTGCAACAAGGCGACATCACCGACGCGAAAGTCGATGCGATCGTGAACGCCGCCAATGAACACCTCGTCCTCGGGGCGGGTGTTGCCGGAGCGATCCTGCGCAAGGGAGGACCCACGATTCAGGATGAATGTGATACGCTGGCCCCGATCCGGACCGGTCAAGCCGTTGCCACACGCGCGGGGAACCTGCCCCAACAGTATGTTATCCACGCGGTGGCCCCTTGCGGTGAAATCGAATCATGGCAGCAGTTGGTGGACCAGTGCATGGCCTCCATTCTTAAGGAAGCAGAGCGGCTCCAGCTGCATTCGATTGCCATTCCTGCTATGGGCACGGGAATCTTTGGTCTCCCCGTGGATAAAGTCGCTCACTTGTTGATCGATGGACTCTATCAGCGAATGGACACTCTGCTATCGCTTCAGAAAGTCGTATTCGTACTCTTCGACGAATCCACCTTTACCTCGTTTCGTAAAGTGTTGGACGCTCATCATGGATAGCATACGACTCGATAAATGGCTCTGGGCGGTTCGTGTATACAAGTCACGTTCGGATGCCACGGAAGCATGCAGGGGC encodes the following:
- a CDS encoding MalY/PatB family protein; this encodes MTDTTYDFDSCPDRNGYGSLKWDKYKDSDILPLWVADMDFTSAPEIIAALQARLNHGVYGYTIPFDEPVDAVLGYLQRQHGYSAKASWLNFLPGMVPAINLCCHAFCGPDDSVMTATPVYPPFLSAPEYAGRELIKVPLCLNEKDQWTLDFEAMEASIKPNTKLLILCSPHNPVGRVYTREELTALAEFCERHDLVLISDEIHCDLVFDESVKHIMTATLSESIAQRTVTLMAPSKTYNLPGLACTFSVIENPKLRLQFQKTIRGIITEVNCFGYAACTAAYNQGEPWRQALLTYLKDNYNLLYAFIRNELPQITFRPMQATYLAWFDVSRLGLKNPIKFFEDHGVGLSDGTPFAGPQHVRLNFGCPRSRLQEGLEKIKSALQNR
- a CDS encoding spermine synthase, with amino-acid sequence MKPRIKLDESKTPDGVSMALYEHDGAYSISLRGQELMHSKAAASELRLGELGVEHLGEAKAPRILIGGLGLGFTLKSVLAGVGPDAKVEVVELLEQVVTWNRERLQDLNGGLLDDPRVSVRVADAVPLLRKSHPNTYDAILLDVDNGPTGMVKVSNNSLYSQKGMRQVRSALKPGGRVVVWSAGEDPHFKESLKRAGYRVGVVPAKVHERAKRAAYILYVGDRD
- a CDS encoding alpha/beta hydrolase, coding for MAFIQCDFFSEALGLSCSMNVILPQATRQQIGMKGAAGIGPHPVLWLLHGASDDHTIWMRRTSIERYVSGLGIAVVMPAANVSFYQNMASGPQYGTFISEELPAIARSFFPLSDKREDNFIAGLSMGGYGAMHVGLSHPERFAAVVSLSGVLDIADIAKEDDPGRQNWMRTVFGEEYPDLKGHPADLLSKLENHKATGTDLPKLFACCGREDFLIEHNRTFNRKCAELGIPLEYIENEGSHEWGYWDVMIQDVLKWLPLQKA
- a CDS encoding macro domain-containing protein, whose amino-acid sequence is MQIELQQGDITDAKVDAIVNAANEHLVLGAGVAGAILRKGGPTIQDECDTLAPIRTGQAVATRAGNLPQQYVIHAVAPCGEIESWQQLVDQCMASILKEAERLQLHSIAIPAMGTGIFGLPVDKVAHLLIDGLYQRMDTLLSLQKVVFVLFDESTFTSFRKVLDAHHG
- a CDS encoding RluA family pseudouridine synthase, with product MTNQSDEKTALEWLAARHPDSPKKRLKEWFAHGRVQLDGEVIRKPHLRMEDPGERLGLGDSKPTVFFKSMPTRIHAQVNLLYIDNSLAIVNKGPGLLSVPLPDSNQNSALQVLDTYLQGKGAAELDRNRVNRRALKPLPVHRLDQYTSGLLCFAMNPKAREHLVKQVRDHSFLREYMALGDGKLDKLKGQWRSWFVLDEAGMEQHTYDHQVDGATEAISSYQVVEEITWPTGKHGDTHTVSKLRLRLKTGLKHQLRIHAAEAGVPLLGDRLYHPDYKSATNEKKGLPYDCKRQALHASSLGFVHPETGKLRRFNSKFPRDLIAVEDILRAKVQRSAKRKR